In Bacillus sp. SB49, a single window of DNA contains:
- a CDS encoding DNA-directed RNA polymerase subunit beta, whose product MATDPKAKGTKQMKEKETAVKPKAGKNKPKKEKTTKKPRRRILPIWLRILIVLLLSALALLIGLMVGYGVIGDGDPTDALKVETWQHIWDIVTKTE is encoded by the coding sequence ATGGCAACAGATCCTAAAGCAAAAGGGACAAAGCAAATGAAAGAGAAGGAAACTGCCGTCAAACCGAAGGCAGGGAAGAATAAACCGAAGAAAGAGAAGACCACAAAGAAACCCCGCAGGCGGATTCTTCCGATATGGCTTCGGATCCTCATCGTTCTCCTCCTCAGTGCTCTTGCCTTACTGATAGGATTGATGGTCGGATATGGTGTGATCGGTGATGGTGATCCTACAGATGCGCTGAAAGTGGAAACGTGGCAGCATATATGGGACATCGTGACGAAAACAGAATAA
- a CDS encoding flagellar hook-basal body protein, which yields MINRSMIQSAVTMGQLQTKLDLIGNNLANSQTTGYKSRSADFSSLLYQQIDNQSDNLAETGRLTPDGIRIGSGAGIGHTNIDLSLGSLQETGRTLDAAFLQEGHMFEVLVPTEAGIETQYTRAGNFYLSPLNDGEVMLTDTNGNPVAGEDGERIVLEDGFQSITLNADGSVVVRRNGAEETAGRLAVVDAVRPRMLEAVGGNRFRIPDGIAADGLVTAVQPGETVLKSGTLETSNVDVSKQMTDMLMAQRAYQFNAKSISTGDQMMGLVNQLRS from the coding sequence ATGATCAATCGTTCCATGATTCAATCAGCAGTAACGATGGGCCAGCTGCAGACGAAGCTGGACTTGATCGGTAACAACCTGGCCAATAGTCAAACGACAGGATATAAAAGCCGTAGTGCTGATTTTTCCTCTCTTTTGTATCAGCAGATTGATAATCAGTCAGATAATCTTGCGGAAACGGGACGGCTCACACCGGACGGAATCCGAATCGGTTCCGGTGCCGGGATCGGACATACGAATATTGATTTGAGTCTTGGAAGCCTTCAGGAGACGGGGCGCACCCTTGATGCGGCTTTTCTTCAGGAAGGGCACATGTTCGAGGTTTTAGTTCCGACAGAAGCAGGTATAGAAACACAGTACACCCGTGCCGGGAACTTTTATCTAAGTCCGTTGAATGACGGTGAAGTCATGCTGACGGATACGAATGGCAATCCAGTTGCAGGGGAAGACGGGGAGCGGATTGTCCTGGAAGATGGCTTTCAATCCATTACACTGAATGCGGACGGATCCGTTGTTGTACGGCGTAATGGAGCAGAAGAAACAGCAGGTAGGCTTGCTGTCGTTGATGCGGTCCGACCACGTATGCTGGAAGCTGTCGGCGGCAATCGATTCCGTATTCCGGACGGTATTGCTGCGGATGGACTGGTTACCGCGGTCCAGCCGGGAGAAACGGTATTAAAAAGTGGGACGCTGGAAACGTCTAATGTAGACGTTTCGAAACAAATGACGGATATGCTGATGGCTCAGCGTGCTTATCAATTCAACGCGAAGTCGATTTCGACAGGAGACCAGATGATGGGGCTTGTCAATCAGCTGAGATCATAA
- a CDS encoding flagellar hook-basal body protein, with product MLRGFYTAASGMKANQRMQETLSNNMANAYTPGYKADQGTMRSFPELLIEQMGSRTLPTSRGTKIPVNREVGSLNTGVYVQESIPSFVQGDVRETGVGTDLALVQQGVPDDGGMVFFRVSNDAGEERYTRNGNFTVDGEGFLTTNQGGYVLDEAGNPINTSGIDFVVNTDGTLQLDGQQVALGFAYSADPASMVKEGSDLFRSEEDLADAGGNEAVRFDVVQGQLEQSNVDPATTMTEMMNTYRSFEMNQRVLKAYDESMQKAVTEIGRVR from the coding sequence TTGTTGAGAGGATTCTACACAGCTGCCTCAGGTATGAAGGCGAATCAGCGGATGCAGGAAACATTATCGAATAACATGGCCAATGCTTATACTCCAGGGTACAAAGCGGATCAAGGGACGATGCGGTCTTTCCCTGAGCTTCTGATTGAACAAATGGGAAGCCGCACACTGCCTACATCACGTGGAACGAAAATACCTGTCAACAGAGAAGTAGGATCCCTTAACACAGGTGTATATGTGCAAGAATCTATCCCTTCCTTCGTCCAGGGAGACGTAAGGGAGACGGGTGTCGGGACGGATCTGGCTCTCGTTCAGCAAGGCGTACCGGATGACGGAGGGATGGTATTCTTCCGTGTCAGCAACGATGCTGGGGAAGAACGCTATACGAGAAATGGAAACTTCACGGTGGATGGAGAAGGGTTCCTTACGACCAATCAGGGCGGGTATGTCCTTGATGAAGCCGGGAATCCAATCAATACGTCCGGAATCGATTTTGTTGTAAACACGGATGGTACGCTTCAATTGGACGGGCAGCAGGTGGCTTTAGGCTTTGCCTACAGTGCTGATCCGGCATCCATGGTCAAGGAAGGCAGCGACTTGTTCCGTTCGGAGGAAGACCTGGCGGATGCCGGGGGAAATGAAGCCGTCCGTTTTGATGTGGTGCAAGGACAATTGGAACAGTCCAACGTTGATCCTGCGACCACGATGACGGAAATGATGAATACATATCGTTCGTTTGAAATGAATCAGCGTGTGTTGAAAGCATATGATGAAAGCATGCAGAAAGCTGTAACAGAAATCGGCAGAGTCCGGTAA